The Limnospira fusiformis SAG 85.79 genomic interval GTAGTTGACTCAGACCCCACAGAAACCATTGTTGGTATTGCTAGTGGTGACGACCAATTCAGCACTCTAGTAGCTGCTTTAGAAGCAGCCGAATTAGCCGAAATCCTTTCTGGTGAAGGACCTTTCACCGTTTTTGCTCCCACTGACGAAGCATTTGCGGCCCTACCGGAAGGCACTGTTGAAGAACTTCTCAAACCCGAAAATCGCGATCAACTGGTTCAAATTCTTACCTATCACGTTGTCCCCGCCCAAGTTCTGTCTGCTAACATTACTGATGGGTCTGTGGAAACCGTTGCCGGAATGCCCTTAACTATTACTGTTATGGACGGCACTGTAATGGTGAATGAAGCCAGTGTCATTCAATCTGACATTTTGGGCAGCAATGGGGTGATTCATGCTGTTGACACCGTAATCTTGCCGGGTGTGGTCGAATAACTTTTAACTTGGCTTGATGTCAGCACCCCCGGCTGAAGCACGGGGGCTTCGTGCCCCCCTTTCAGGTAGCTGACCAGCTATAGCCTTAACTGGCTCCGTTCAGAGCAAGAGTTAAAGTTCCTACCCTGGAATGCGTGCTAGTTCCAGGCCCTAGAACCGAATCGTTAAACATCTCTAAGGGGTTAAGGACGTGCGATTTGGATAGTACCGACTCTGAACATTGGCGTTCGCGCAGCGTGCGCGTTAGCGCAAGCGCAAACATTACCCCGCAAGGGAGTCGGAGCCAACCATAGCTCCATGGAGGGGCAACCATACCCCTCCACCCCGCAAGGGGGTGCTGGCGGCGGTCAGCCGCTTGAGTCGGTTTTCCTCTCCGTGATCAATCACGGAGCTTCCAACCCTCCCAGGAGTTTTACGTGAGTGTTTAACTCTAGACAAGGTTTCGCTCATACCATACTTATGAACCCGCTCTTATTAGTGAATAGTAGGGGCGGGTTTTCAGTTAATCAAAGATTGATAACGGCTCAACAAACATTTATAATATCGGGATTGATAGCGCATAGAGAAGAGAACCAGAGCCAGTTATGGACATCAGAGGCTTATTAGAACCGATCGCCAATTTTTTTGCTAGTTTAGGAGTTCCCGAACCTATTGTTCATTGGGGACACCCCCTGATGATGGGAATTGTAATTTTTGTGATGGGTAGTTTTGTCGGTTATACTGGCTGGCAGGGACGTTTAGCCACAGACCAAGAGGCGGCGATCGCTTCTCGGTCTAGTCACCGAAAACTTGCCCCTTTTATGACCCTATTTATGGCTTTGGGGTTTAGCGGCGGGCTACTATCCTTAATTATGCAGGGACAACCAATTTTTGAAAGTCCCCATTTTTGGACCAGTACCGCAGTTTTAGGCCTATTAGGAATTAACGGCGCTATTTCCCTCAGCAAATTTGGCGGCAACCAAGACCAATGGCGCAAGGCTCATGCTTATATTGGCAGTGTCGCCCTATTAATGATGGTCATTCACACCGTACTCGGTCTAAAATTGGGACTATCCATTTAGCAAACAATCAGGGTTGGTTCCTAATCCCAACCCTAACCGGTCCTCCATCACTTCCCGGATAGATGAACCAAACCGCTGCGATCGCCCTAGGATTAGCCTATATTGTCGGATTACTAATGGCGAGCTTTAGCTGGGGAGGATATTCTCTCCTCGCCCTAGGAGTCGGAATGGCAATTATGACAACCATTTGGCAATATAAACTCCGTGGCCGTCTGATTAAGCCAAATTCTCCGACTACTACAAACCGCCGTCAAAGGCAACGTAGACAAAGGACATCTGATCCAGATAGGTTGACAGTCCCCCGACCTCCTATCCCTAGAAGCCTTTGGCTAGTAGCTGGATTAATAGGTTTCCTCGCTACCCTATATTTTCAACTACAAACTCCACAACCAGGGCCTCATGACATTAGCAGATTAATTGTCAGCGGTGGTAATGCCGAAAACCTGGTAATCACCGTCTGGGGAAGGGTGATTAGTTCTCCACGGGTCACTCGTTCAGGAAATGTCCAGTTTTGGCTACAGGCTAACCTTGTTAACCAGATTACCAGTAATGATCAGAACAGCCCGGTTCAGGTTAACAAAACAGTTACAGGTAAACTTTATGTTACCGTACCCATTCTACAAGCCACAGGATTACAAGGCAACGAAACTGTTTCTGTGACCGGAACTTTATATGCACCAAAATCCCCTTTAAATCCTGGTAGCTTTGATTTTAAAGCCTATCTCGCCAGACAAGGGGGGTTTGCGGGAATGTATGGTCGCCACCTCTCTATTAACACTACCCCTAGGTGGGGACTGTCTAGGGTGCGACAGCGAATTGTCAGGGCTAAGGTTCAGGGTTTGGATGTTACCAAAGGCACACTATTATCAGCCATGGTTTTGGGGCGGCGGGCTGTGGATATCTCCCCAGAAATTAGCGATCGCTTTGTGCGAGTTGGTTTAGCTCATACTTTAGCCGCTTCTGGGTTTCATGTCTCTTTACTTCTGGGCGTAGTCCTAGCTTTGACAGCCCGCTGGTCTCCTAAGTTGAGATTGGTTTTTGGTGCAACTATCCTATTGTTATATGTCGGATTAACTGGGGGTTCGGCTTCCGTACTGCGGGCGGCTTTAATGGGGTTAGCTGCGTTGGTGGGTGTCGTCATGAAACGACAGGTGCGACCCTTGGCTGTGTTATTAGCTGTAGCCGTTTTCTTATTGTTATGGAATCCTCTATTGATTCAAGACTTAGGATTTCAATTCAGCTTTTTGGCAACTCTGGGGCTATTGGTGACTGTACCACCTTTGATGCGATCGCTACAATGGCTTCCCCCAGTAATTGCTAGTTGTATAGCAGTTCCTATCGCCGCCACCGTTTGGATTCTTCCCCTGCAAATTTATGTGTTTAATTTGGTATCACCATTCAGTATTTTTGTCAATATTTTGGTGGTGCCTTTTATTACAGTCATTACCCTGGGAGGAATGCTAACTGCATCGGTCGCGATCATCTCGCCCTGGGCGGCTGCCGCTCTAGCCACCGCTTTATATTACCCCCTAGAAGGGTTAATTTATATAGTCGAATTTTTTAATGATTTACCTGGCAATTCCATCGCTGTAGGCAGTTTATATATGGCACAATTAATCGGTTTATATACCATTAATATATTGCTCTGTTTATTGCCGATACTCCTACCGGAAAAAGTTGGTAAAACTGACCAGAAGAAGAAAACCAGAAACCATAGCCGATTTTATGCCGTTATCGCTGGTATATTAATGGCGATCGCCATCATCACTTTACCCATGGCTTATGCTCAATTTACCCAATTTCGAGTCACCGTTTTAGCTACCGCCGAAAAACCTATTCTGGTCGTGGAAGATCGCGATCGCGTTTTGTTAGTAAATGCCGGGGATGAACGCACCGTTAAATTTACCGTTTTGCCCTTTTTACTAAGGCAGGGAATTAATCAGATTGATTGGGCTATTCTCACTCACCCTCAGCTAGGCTTGACTATCGGTTTCCCACATATTTTAGACACTTTACCAATTCATAAATTCTATGATACTCCCGCTTCTAAGAATGCTTACCAAGTGAGCGCCCAGGCTATTCAAAATAAAATTGTTAGCGCCCAAGGACAATATCTAACTCTGCCAGTTCAGCAAAATTTGGATTTAGGAGAAACTCAGGTTACACTGATTAATGCTGAGGTTCCCCTGGTGGAATTTATGATCAGCGATCGCCGCTGGCTACTCATGGGAAATATCCCCAAACAACAACAATCACAGTTGTTACAACAGTATGATTTATCCCCCGTTGATGTCCTCTGGTGGTTGGGTAACGATTTGAATGCTCAACTACTAGAGACCCTCAAACCCCAAGTGGCGATCGCCACCACTGATACCCTCAGTCCGGAAACATCTCAAATGCTCGAAAATCTTAACATTCAACTATTTTGGACTGGGCGAGATGGCGCACTACATTGGACACCACAGCAGGGCTTTTCCCCTAGCATTACCGCCGACCAAACCGTTGACTGATACATTTACGCGACATTTATCCGGCTATTGCCTGACAATGCGACGATAGCACTATTACCCGTTAAGGTAACAGAGGCGGTATCCCGCAAAGCTTTTAGAAAGATTCCAAAAGCACCGTTCCA includes:
- a CDS encoding fasciclin domain-containing protein, encoding MTLMAKRLLILLVTLGGTAFLAACGEPTATETQGEPTEQIAETSEPVATETVSDETIEAQAEPAGEEMTAVVDSDPTETIVGIASGDDQFSTLVAALEAAELAEILSGEGPFTVFAPTDEAFAALPEGTVEELLKPENRDQLVQILTYHVVPAQVLSANITDGSVETVAGMPLTITVMDGTVMVNEASVIQSDILGSNGVIHAVDTVILPGVVE
- a CDS encoding DUF4079 domain-containing protein, with the protein product MDIRGLLEPIANFFASLGVPEPIVHWGHPLMMGIVIFVMGSFVGYTGWQGRLATDQEAAIASRSSHRKLAPFMTLFMALGFSGGLLSLIMQGQPIFESPHFWTSTAVLGLLGINGAISLSKFGGNQDQWRKAHAYIGSVALLMMVIHTVLGLKLGLSI
- a CDS encoding ComEC/Rec2 family competence protein, producing MNQTAAIALGLAYIVGLLMASFSWGGYSLLALGVGMAIMTTIWQYKLRGRLIKPNSPTTTNRRQRQRRQRTSDPDRLTVPRPPIPRSLWLVAGLIGFLATLYFQLQTPQPGPHDISRLIVSGGNAENLVITVWGRVISSPRVTRSGNVQFWLQANLVNQITSNDQNSPVQVNKTVTGKLYVTVPILQATGLQGNETVSVTGTLYAPKSPLNPGSFDFKAYLARQGGFAGMYGRHLSINTTPRWGLSRVRQRIVRAKVQGLDVTKGTLLSAMVLGRRAVDISPEISDRFVRVGLAHTLAASGFHVSLLLGVVLALTARWSPKLRLVFGATILLLYVGLTGGSASVLRAALMGLAALVGVVMKRQVRPLAVLLAVAVFLLLWNPLLIQDLGFQFSFLATLGLLVTVPPLMRSLQWLPPVIASCIAVPIAATVWILPLQIYVFNLVSPFSIFVNILVVPFITVITLGGMLTASVAIISPWAAAALATALYYPLEGLIYIVEFFNDLPGNSIAVGSLYMAQLIGLYTINILLCLLPILLPEKVGKTDQKKKTRNHSRFYAVIAGILMAIAIITLPMAYAQFTQFRVTVLATAEKPILVVEDRDRVLLVNAGDERTVKFTVLPFLLRQGINQIDWAILTHPQLGLTIGFPHILDTLPIHKFYDTPASKNAYQVSAQAIQNKIVSAQGQYLTLPVQQNLDLGETQVTLINAEVPLVEFMISDRRWLLMGNIPKQQQSQLLQQYDLSPVDVLWWLGNDLNAQLLETLKPQVAIATTDTLSPETSQMLENLNIQLFWTGRDGALHWTPQQGFSPSITADQTVD